A single region of the Streptomyces vilmorinianum genome encodes:
- a CDS encoding DUF1918 domain-containing protein: MQASVGDKLLVHGRTVGQHDRTAEVLQVLGENGNPPYRVKFDDDGHEALMSPGPDTVVRHHEKS; the protein is encoded by the coding sequence ATGCAAGCGAGCGTGGGCGACAAACTGCTGGTGCACGGCCGGACCGTAGGTCAGCACGACCGTACGGCCGAGGTCCTTCAGGTGCTGGGGGAGAACGGCAATCCCCCGTACCGTGTCAAGTTCGACGACGACGGTCACGAGGCCCTGATGTCACCGGGCCCCGACACCGTCGTGCGTCACCACGAGAAGTCGTGA
- a CDS encoding DMT family transporter encodes MTAQDSATPVTTIAVTGTSAISPQTRGTLLAALGVVSFSLTFPSTAWGLESFGPWSLVAVRSTLAALIAGAFLLALRVPLPERRHWAGLAVVAGGVVVGFPLLTTLALQTSTTSHAAVVVGLLPLTTATFAAVRTGRRPSRTFWIAAVSGAVVVIAFTLQQSGGALSTGDLYLFGALLVCAAGYTEGGRLARLMPGWHVIGWALILCLPLMVAGSAVALSFEPVRLNVHGVVGLLWVAAGSTFFGLYVWYRGMAAIGIPKASQLQLAQPLLTLVWSVTLLGESLSPAAPLAAVAVLVCIAATQRARS; translated from the coding sequence ATGACAGCACAGGATAGCGCTACTCCCGTCACGACGATAGCGGTCACCGGCACCTCCGCCATCTCCCCGCAGACCCGGGGCACGCTCCTCGCCGCGCTGGGCGTGGTCTCGTTCTCGCTCACCTTCCCCTCCACCGCCTGGGGCCTGGAGAGCTTCGGCCCGTGGTCCCTGGTCGCCGTGCGCTCGACGCTCGCCGCGCTCATCGCGGGAGCGTTCCTGCTCGCCCTGCGGGTGCCGCTGCCCGAGCGCCGCCACTGGGCCGGTCTCGCGGTCGTCGCCGGCGGTGTCGTGGTGGGCTTCCCGCTCCTGACGACCCTCGCCCTGCAGACCTCCACGACCTCCCACGCCGCCGTGGTCGTCGGCCTGCTCCCGCTCACCACGGCGACCTTCGCCGCCGTCCGCACCGGCCGCCGCCCCTCCCGTACGTTCTGGATCGCGGCCGTCTCGGGAGCGGTGGTCGTCATCGCCTTCACGCTCCAGCAGAGCGGCGGCGCCCTGTCCACCGGCGACCTGTACCTCTTCGGCGCGCTCCTCGTCTGTGCGGCCGGATACACCGAGGGCGGCCGGCTGGCCCGGCTCATGCCGGGCTGGCACGTCATCGGCTGGGCGCTGATCCTCTGCCTGCCGCTGATGGTCGCCGGCTCGGCCGTCGCCCTCTCCTTCGAACCCGTCCGGCTGAACGTCCACGGCGTCGTCGGACTGCTCTGGGTAGCGGCCGGTTCCACCTTCTTCGGCCTGTACGTCTGGTACCGGGGCATGGCGGCCATCGGCATCCCCAAGGCGAGCCAGCTGCAGCTCGCCCAGCCCCTGCTGACCCTGGTCTGGTCGGTGACACTGCTCGGCGAGTCCCTGTCGCCCGCCGCGCCGCTCGCCGCCGTCGCCGTGCTCGTCTGCATCGCGGCGACCCAGCGCGCGAGGAGCTGA
- a CDS encoding PLP-dependent aminotransferase family protein has translation MHERSSVGELANCLRAELNRYSPGGKLPSSRALVERYRVSPVTVTRALAQLAAEGLVVTRPGAGAYRAEPRTPTPAVGDTSWQEVTLSADTATELVPRSVDASGVLVTLSAPPPGVVEFNGGYLHPSLQPERAMAAALARAGRRPGAWGRPPTDGLPELREWFAREIGGAATAAEVLITAGGQSAITTALRALAPPGTPVLVESPTYPGMLAVARAAGLRPVPVPADSDGVRPDLLEAAFRATGARVFVCQPLFQNPTGAVLGTERRAAVVRIARAAGAFVVEDDFARRLVHEDAGPLPAPLAAEDPDGVVVHVCSLTKPTSASLRVGALAARGPVLERLRAIQVVDSFFVARPLQEAALELVGSPAWSRHLRVVSQELKNRRDVMTGALALHLPELALPHIPSGGYQLWLRLPDGIPEAALVAGALRAGVAVAPGRPYFCAEPPAGHIRLSFAGVAGPTEIAEGVRRLRTAVDELIP, from the coding sequence ATGCACGAGCGTAGCAGTGTGGGCGAACTGGCGAACTGTCTGAGGGCGGAACTCAACCGCTACTCACCAGGAGGAAAGCTGCCGTCGAGTCGCGCCCTCGTCGAGCGCTACCGCGTCTCCCCGGTGACCGTGACCCGGGCGCTCGCCCAGCTCGCCGCCGAAGGCCTCGTCGTCACCCGGCCCGGCGCCGGGGCGTACCGGGCCGAGCCCCGTACGCCCACACCGGCCGTGGGGGACACCTCCTGGCAGGAGGTGACCCTGAGCGCGGACACCGCCACCGAGCTGGTCCCGCGGTCTGTCGACGCCTCCGGGGTCCTCGTGACCCTGTCGGCGCCACCGCCCGGCGTCGTCGAGTTCAACGGCGGCTATCTGCACCCCTCGCTCCAGCCCGAACGCGCGATGGCCGCCGCCCTGGCCCGCGCCGGCCGCCGCCCCGGCGCCTGGGGCCGGCCGCCCACCGACGGCCTGCCCGAACTGCGCGAGTGGTTCGCCCGCGAGATCGGCGGCGCCGCCACCGCCGCCGAGGTCCTCATCACCGCGGGCGGCCAGTCCGCGATCACCACCGCCCTGCGCGCCCTCGCCCCGCCCGGCACCCCCGTCCTCGTCGAGTCGCCCACCTACCCGGGCATGCTCGCCGTCGCCCGCGCCGCGGGCCTGCGGCCCGTCCCCGTCCCGGCCGACTCCGACGGAGTCCGCCCCGACCTCCTCGAAGCCGCCTTCCGGGCCACCGGAGCCCGGGTCTTCGTCTGCCAGCCGCTCTTCCAGAACCCGACCGGCGCCGTGCTCGGCACCGAGCGGCGCGCCGCGGTCGTCCGGATCGCCCGCGCCGCCGGCGCCTTCGTGGTGGAGGACGACTTCGCCCGCCGGCTCGTCCACGAGGACGCCGGCCCGCTCCCCGCCCCGCTGGCCGCCGAGGACCCGGACGGCGTCGTCGTCCACGTCTGCTCCCTGACCAAGCCGACGTCCGCGAGCCTGCGCGTCGGCGCCCTGGCCGCCCGCGGACCCGTCCTGGAACGGCTGCGCGCCATCCAGGTCGTCGACAGCTTCTTCGTCGCCCGCCCGCTCCAGGAGGCCGCCCTGGAGCTCGTCGGCTCGCCCGCCTGGAGCCGCCACCTGCGCGTCGTCTCCCAGGAGCTGAAGAACCGCCGCGACGTCATGACCGGCGCCCTCGCCCTCCACCTCCCCGAACTGGCCCTGCCCCACATCCCCTCCGGGGGCTACCAGCTCTGGCTCCGGCTCCCCGACGGCATCCCGGAGGCGGCGCTCGTCGCGGGCGCCCTGCGCGCCGGAGTCGCCGTCGCCCCCGGCCGCCCCTACTTCTGCGCCGAACCGCCCGCCGGCCACATCCGGCTCAGCTTCGCGGGCGTGGCCGGCCCCACCGAGATCGCGGAGGGCGTACGGAGGCTGCGGACGGCCGTCGACGAGCTCATCCCCTGA
- a CDS encoding GNAT family N-acetyltransferase, with protein sequence MSDTNTAPLLTHGAYEISTDPDRIDRARVHHWLSTDAYWALGRPRDKQDRAIDGSLNFAAYHRETGEIAAYARVVTDHADFAWLCDVYVDRPARGTGLGTALVTAVRDHMEPYGLRRILLATDDAHGVYEKVGFEALRNPDKWMALGLH encoded by the coding sequence ATGAGCGACACGAACACCGCGCCCCTCCTCACGCACGGCGCGTACGAGATCTCCACCGACCCGGACCGCATCGACCGGGCCCGCGTCCACCACTGGCTCTCCACCGACGCCTACTGGGCGCTCGGCCGCCCGCGCGACAAGCAGGACCGGGCCATCGACGGCTCCCTCAACTTCGCCGCGTACCACCGCGAGACGGGGGAGATCGCCGCCTACGCCCGCGTCGTCACCGACCACGCCGACTTCGCCTGGCTCTGCGACGTCTACGTCGACCGGCCGGCCCGTGGCACCGGGCTCGGCACGGCGCTCGTGACCGCCGTACGGGACCACATGGAGCCGTACGGTCTGCGCCGCATCCTTCTCGCCACCGACGACGCGCACGGTGTGTACGAGAAGGTCGGCTTTGAGGCCCTGCGGAACCCGGACAAGTGGATGGCTCTCGGGCTCCACTGA
- a CDS encoding histidine phosphatase family protein — MGVRVTLVAAARSSSLLAERFDDDRPLDEAGWYEVQLAAHSLVPLGAAELRYCSPTPRSRATGAALGYAPLAQPALRDCDMGRWRGLTLAEVAAVEPAAVDAWLADPRTAPHGGETLLAFISRIGGWLDTRPADDGAIVAVAEPAVVRAALVYALKAPPATYWNVDVRPLSTVTLTGRPGLWHLHLQAAVG, encoded by the coding sequence ATGGGTGTTCGGGTCACGCTCGTCGCGGCGGCGCGCAGCTCCTCCCTGCTCGCCGAGCGGTTCGACGACGACCGGCCGCTGGACGAGGCCGGCTGGTACGAGGTGCAGCTCGCCGCGCACTCACTGGTACCGCTCGGCGCGGCCGAGCTGCGCTACTGCTCCCCGACGCCCCGCAGCCGCGCCACCGGCGCGGCGCTCGGCTACGCCCCGCTCGCCCAGCCGGCCCTGCGCGACTGCGACATGGGCCGCTGGCGCGGACTGACCCTCGCCGAGGTCGCCGCCGTCGAACCGGCCGCCGTCGACGCCTGGCTGGCCGACCCGCGGACCGCCCCGCACGGCGGCGAGACCCTCCTCGCCTTCATCTCGCGCATAGGGGGCTGGCTCGACACCCGGCCCGCCGACGACGGCGCCATCGTCGCCGTCGCCGAACCCGCCGTCGTACGCGCGGCCCTGGTGTACGCCCTGAAGGCGCCGCCCGCCACGTACTGGAACGTGGACGTGCGCCCCCTGTCCACCGTCACCCTCACCGGCCGCCCGGGCCTGTGGCACCTCCACCTCCAGGCGGCGGTCGGCTAG
- a CDS encoding methyltransferase, with protein sequence MNRLTTSWGEYSLTRFPEDPRDALRAWDASDEYLLRHLAETDTDLSGAVAVVGDRWGALTTALAARRPAPRELTQISDSYLGRRASVENLARSGADPDAVRLLTTQDAPPERIDVLLVRVPKSLSLLEDQLHRLAPALHAGTVVVGTGMVKEIHTSTLRLFERILGPTRTSLAVKKARLIFCTPDPALARGSNPWPYRYELPADTATVAGRTVVNQAGIFCADRLDIGTRFFLQHLPKDLGRARVVDLGCGNGVVGLAVALAEPEAELVFADESYQAVASAEENFHAHAEEGRKAEFLVGDGTADLPDASVDLVLNNPPFHSHQATTDRTARRMFTDACRALRPGGELWVVGNRHLGYHVTLRRIFGSCELVASDPKFVVLRAVKQGGPKGG encoded by the coding sequence ATGAACCGTTTGACCACGTCATGGGGCGAGTACTCGCTCACCCGATTCCCCGAGGACCCGCGCGACGCCCTCCGAGCCTGGGACGCGTCCGACGAGTACCTGCTGCGGCACCTGGCCGAGACGGACACCGACCTGTCCGGCGCCGTCGCCGTCGTCGGCGACCGCTGGGGCGCCCTCACCACCGCGCTCGCCGCCCGGCGGCCCGCCCCCCGGGAGCTCACGCAGATCTCCGACTCCTACCTCGGCCGCCGGGCGAGCGTGGAGAACCTGGCCCGCTCCGGGGCCGACCCGGACGCCGTCCGGCTGCTCACCACCCAGGACGCCCCGCCCGAGCGGATCGACGTGCTGCTCGTCCGCGTCCCCAAGAGCCTCTCGCTCCTGGAGGACCAGCTGCACCGCCTGGCTCCCGCCCTGCACGCGGGGACCGTGGTCGTCGGGACCGGCATGGTCAAGGAGATCCACACCTCCACGCTCCGGCTCTTCGAGAGGATCCTCGGCCCCACCCGTACCTCGCTCGCCGTGAAGAAGGCCCGGCTGATCTTCTGCACCCCCGACCCGGCCCTGGCGCGGGGGTCCAACCCGTGGCCGTACCGGTACGAGCTCCCCGCCGACACCGCGACCGTGGCCGGGCGGACCGTCGTCAACCAGGCCGGGATCTTCTGCGCCGACCGCCTCGACATCGGCACCCGCTTCTTCCTCCAGCACCTGCCGAAGGACCTCGGCCGCGCCCGGGTCGTGGACCTGGGCTGCGGAAACGGCGTGGTCGGCCTGGCCGTCGCGCTCGCCGAGCCCGAGGCCGAACTCGTCTTCGCCGACGAGTCGTACCAGGCCGTCGCCTCGGCCGAGGAGAACTTCCACGCCCACGCCGAGGAGGGCCGCAAGGCCGAGTTCCTGGTCGGCGACGGCACGGCGGACCTGCCGGACGCCTCGGTGGACCTCGTCCTCAACAACCCTCCGTTCCACAGCCACCAGGCCACCACCGACCGCACCGCCCGCAGGATGTTCACGGACGCGTGCCGGGCGCTGCGGCCGGGCGGCGAACTGTGGGTCGTGGGCAACCGCCACCTCGGCTACCACGTCACACTGCGCCGGATCTTCGGCTCCTGCGAACTGGTCGCGAGCGACCCGAAGTTCGTGGTCCTGCGGGCCGTCAAGCAGGGTGGCCCGAAGGGCGGCTGA
- a CDS encoding DUF2071 domain-containing protein, which yields MRPPRLASVIERRLLVNYRVEPGVAARLLPGGLRPQLVRGHAVAGICLLRLGQVRPAWAPAVAGLRSENAAHRIAVEWDGPGGVETGVYIPRRDTASRINRWAGGRVFPGEHGHADFDVRETADTVRVAFATRDGRTRVDVTAEITRSLEGSELFADLDEASAFFRGGSKGYSETGAGSHLDGMQLHTDAWRIEAGRVASARSSFFDDPDRFPPGSAELDSVLVMRDVPVQWRPLPAMSTAC from the coding sequence ATGAGACCACCCCGGCTGGCGAGCGTCATCGAGCGGCGGCTCCTCGTCAACTACCGCGTCGAGCCCGGGGTGGCCGCCCGGCTCCTCCCCGGCGGTCTGCGCCCGCAGCTGGTCCGCGGGCACGCCGTCGCCGGTATCTGTCTGCTGCGCCTCGGCCAGGTGCGGCCCGCGTGGGCCCCGGCCGTGGCGGGTCTGCGCAGCGAGAACGCGGCGCACCGGATCGCCGTCGAGTGGGACGGTCCCGGCGGGGTCGAGACCGGGGTCTACATCCCGCGCCGTGACACCGCGTCCCGTATCAACCGCTGGGCCGGGGGCCGGGTCTTCCCCGGCGAGCACGGACACGCGGACTTCGACGTACGGGAGACGGCCGACACCGTGCGCGTGGCTTTCGCGACCCGCGACGGGCGGACGCGGGTCGACGTGACCGCCGAGATCACCCGCAGTCTGGAGGGCAGTGAGCTGTTCGCCGACCTCGACGAGGCGTCGGCGTTCTTCCGCGGCGGCAGCAAGGGGTACTCGGAGACCGGCGCGGGCTCCCACCTGGACGGGATGCAGTTGCACACGGACGCCTGGCGGATCGAGGCGGGCCGGGTGGCCTCGGCCCGTTCCAGCTTCTTCGACGACCCGGACCGCTTCCCTCCGGGGAGCGCGGAGCTCGATTCGGTCCTGGTCATGCGCGACGTGCCCGTGCAGTGGCGGCCGCTGCCCGCGATGAGCACGGCCTGCTGA
- a CDS encoding VOC family protein produces the protein MIVNAQTHIRLARPSRDLAAAERFYVEGLGLDVLWKTTERVSGKHDLVMVGPADGGWHFELTHDPENPLEPSPTVDDLFVVYLGAPVEESQVDRLLAAGGTRVPAHNPYWDAFGVTVADPDGYRIVLCSRSWGSA, from the coding sequence GTGATCGTCAACGCACAGACCCACATACGGCTCGCGCGGCCCTCGCGTGACCTCGCCGCCGCCGAGCGCTTCTACGTCGAGGGCCTCGGCCTGGACGTGCTCTGGAAGACCACGGAGCGCGTGTCCGGCAAGCACGACCTGGTGATGGTCGGTCCGGCGGACGGCGGCTGGCACTTCGAGCTCACCCACGACCCCGAGAACCCGCTGGAGCCTTCCCCGACGGTCGACGACCTGTTCGTCGTCTATCTGGGCGCCCCGGTCGAGGAGTCCCAGGTGGACCGACTGCTGGCGGCGGGCGGGACGCGGGTGCCGGCGCACAACCCGTACTGGGACGCGTTCGGTGTCACCGTCGCGGACCCGGACGGGTACCGGATCGTCCTCTGCTCGCGGAGCTGGGGAAGCGCGTGA
- a CDS encoding RNA polymerase subunit sigma-70, producing MHEHAFPARQFDVYHERLLAVARRMLGSSAEAEEALVEARGRLGGIEAWLSVVVGRVCVERLRARAGSGAGSGAASGYAGASGGAVDSVSLALFAVLESLRPDERLAYVLHDLFALPLPEVARLTCRTTEEAADLARRARRRVRGGGAAGAADDPWRQRAVVETFLAAARTGDAHALAAVLDPEVVAYSERGPVRGAGAVAEGAAAFSRTAPVARPALVDGAIGAVAFAGGRPVSAVVFTIRHDRIVALDITTDPKRLRALALAFPEG from the coding sequence ATGCACGAGCACGCTTTTCCGGCCCGGCAGTTCGACGTCTACCACGAGCGGCTGCTGGCCGTCGCCCGTCGGATGCTCGGCTCGTCGGCGGAGGCCGAGGAGGCGCTGGTTGAGGCGCGGGGCCGGCTCGGGGGGATCGAGGCCTGGCTGTCGGTGGTGGTCGGGCGCGTGTGCGTGGAGAGACTCCGAGCGAGGGCGGGGTCGGGGGCGGGGTCGGGGGCGGCGAGCGGATATGCGGGGGCTTCGGGCGGAGCCGTGGACTCCGTGTCGCTCGCGTTGTTCGCCGTCCTGGAGTCCCTCCGCCCCGACGAGCGGCTCGCCTATGTGCTGCACGACCTGTTCGCCCTGCCCCTGCCCGAGGTCGCCCGGCTCACCTGCCGTACGACGGAGGAGGCGGCGGACCTCGCCCGCCGGGCCCGGCGGCGCGTGCGGGGCGGCGGGGCGGCGGGGGCCGCGGACGACCCGTGGCGTCAGCGGGCGGTCGTGGAGACGTTCCTCGCCGCCGCCCGCACGGGCGACGCCCACGCCCTGGCCGCCGTCCTGGACCCGGAGGTCGTGGCCTACTCCGAGCGCGGTCCGGTCCGCGGGGCGGGCGCGGTGGCCGAGGGCGCGGCGGCGTTCTCGCGGACGGCGCCGGTGGCGCGGCCCGCACTGGTGGACGGGGCGATCGGGGCCGTGGCCTTCGCCGGAGGTCGGCCGGTCTCGGCGGTGGTGTTCACCATCCGCCACGACCGGATCGTCGCCCTCGACATCACGACGGACCCGAAGCGGCTGCGCGCTCTCGCCCTGGCGTTCCCGGAGGGGTGA
- a CDS encoding DUF6215 domain-containing protein codes for MADDIDTLPRGAGAWGQAVAAVVLTAVLGVGLWTLGETASSGSATPRPATCSGAEAEKAAGRVSGAQLCEALHRPDLAALLGTPGEIAKTAGGGAGTFRPVGGKEIVTPSAEVEFETYTVTLKATYDRLPVAGSAAYLGDGARQRTVLGRPAVLYWDRTLSISFRLDGSDATSGPGVPVCALSVARDAKDSGGSFEVVLWRADGAVPDDAVLLRVAEKVLPTIPGWNASG; via the coding sequence ATGGCCGACGACATCGACACGCTGCCAAGAGGCGCGGGCGCGTGGGGGCAGGCCGTCGCGGCCGTGGTGCTGACAGCGGTACTCGGTGTCGGTCTGTGGACGCTCGGGGAGACGGCGTCCTCGGGCAGTGCCACCCCGCGGCCTGCCACGTGCTCGGGCGCGGAAGCCGAGAAGGCGGCCGGGCGCGTCTCGGGGGCGCAGCTCTGCGAGGCGCTGCACCGGCCCGATCTCGCTGCGCTGCTCGGCACGCCGGGCGAGATCGCGAAGACCGCCGGGGGCGGCGCCGGCACCTTCAGGCCTGTCGGCGGCAAGGAGATCGTCACTCCGTCGGCCGAGGTCGAGTTCGAGACCTACACCGTGACGCTGAAGGCCACCTACGACCGTCTTCCGGTGGCCGGGTCCGCCGCCTATCTGGGGGACGGCGCGCGGCAGCGGACGGTGCTGGGCAGACCGGCGGTCCTGTACTGGGACCGCACCCTCAGCATCAGCTTCCGCCTCGACGGGAGCGACGCCACCAGCGGCCCCGGCGTTCCGGTCTGCGCCCTCAGCGTGGCCCGGGACGCGAAGGACAGCGGCGGCTCCTTCGAGGTCGTCCTGTGGCGCGCGGACGGCGCGGTGCCGGACGACGCGGTGCTGCTCCGCGTCGCCGAGAAGGTGCTGCCGACGATCCCGGGGTGGAACGCCTCCGGGTGA
- a CDS encoding nuclear transport factor 2 family protein, with translation MTVKEDTAARRAAAQHALAEHLRLTAAGRTDEWVELFAPDAVLEFPYAPAGVPKRVVGRDALVAHMTHFPENFDVEFVDLVFHDTVDPSLVIAEFRSKGTAVPTGKPYEQTCISVVRTDENARITHYLDYWNPLVAIEALTPEDVPSDADRGVTFGG, from the coding sequence GTGACAGTCAAGGAAGACACCGCCGCCCGCCGCGCCGCTGCCCAGCACGCCCTGGCCGAGCACCTGCGCCTCACTGCCGCAGGACGCACCGACGAGTGGGTGGAGCTGTTCGCCCCGGACGCGGTGCTCGAGTTCCCGTACGCGCCGGCCGGCGTGCCCAAGCGAGTGGTGGGGCGTGACGCACTGGTCGCGCACATGACGCACTTCCCCGAGAACTTCGACGTGGAATTCGTCGACCTGGTGTTCCACGACACGGTCGACCCGAGCCTCGTGATCGCCGAATTCCGCTCGAAGGGCACTGCGGTGCCGACCGGCAAGCCGTACGAGCAGACCTGCATCTCCGTCGTCCGGACCGACGAGAACGCGCGCATCACCCACTACCTGGACTACTGGAACCCGCTGGTGGCGATCGAGGCACTCACCCCCGAGGACGTGCCGTCCGACGCCGACCGTGGCGTGACTTTTGGAGGCTGA
- a CDS encoding TetR/AcrR family transcriptional regulator, translated as MPAPGTSTKSDERRRTIVAAAIGCFAQKGFYGTTTHEIADWVGISQPYLYRLYPNKEALFAAVVDHVSVVMTETLVAHSPAPGGAAPAPEAALDAARGAYAALVADPNILRFLMHANCAAGEPLVADAVRRCYAKQVETVRQLLGDDEAVRRWFGAGMLDNVAVVLGLADIDEPWAHVLTAR; from the coding sequence ATGCCTGCCCCCGGTACCAGCACGAAGAGCGACGAACGACGTCGAACCATCGTGGCCGCCGCGATCGGTTGCTTCGCGCAAAAGGGCTTCTACGGGACGACGACGCATGAGATCGCAGACTGGGTCGGCATCTCTCAGCCGTATCTCTATCGCCTGTACCCGAACAAGGAAGCCCTGTTCGCGGCAGTGGTCGACCACGTATCCGTCGTCATGACCGAAACGCTGGTCGCCCACTCGCCCGCGCCGGGTGGCGCCGCGCCGGCGCCCGAGGCCGCGTTGGACGCGGCCCGCGGCGCCTACGCCGCGCTCGTCGCGGACCCGAACATCCTGCGTTTCCTCATGCACGCGAACTGCGCCGCCGGCGAGCCGCTGGTGGCGGACGCGGTGCGCCGCTGCTACGCCAAGCAGGTCGAGACCGTGCGGCAGCTGCTGGGCGACGACGAAGCCGTGCGGCGCTGGTTCGGTGCCGGGATGCTCGACAACGTGGCCGTCGTGCTGGGCCTGGCCGACATCGACGAGCCGTGGGCGCACGTCCTCACCGCTCGATGA
- a CDS encoding quinone oxidoreductase family protein yields MRAIQVYEVGGPEVLQEAEVDQPRPGPGEAVVEVAASGVNFLDVYHREGRYSLPLPFTPGAEGAGTVVEVGPGVADVAVGDRVGWVEIPGTYAERAVVDSSRLVPLPDDIGFETAAAVLLQGMTAHYLVKDAYPVQGGDTVLVHAAAGGMGLLLTQLITHLGGRVIGTTSTTAKAELAKRAGAAEVILSSAVDDLAAEVRRLNGGQGLPVVFDGVGAHTFDASLASLRARGHLVLFGAASGAVPPFDPIRLAHGGSLTLIRPSLGDFIADRSELLRRAADVFEWVRSNALEVTVTGRYALPEAAQAHSDLEARRTTGKLLVIPDAAAMGRREETQS; encoded by the coding sequence ATGCGAGCGATTCAGGTGTACGAAGTGGGCGGTCCCGAGGTGCTGCAGGAGGCCGAGGTGGACCAGCCGCGGCCGGGTCCGGGCGAGGCGGTCGTGGAGGTCGCCGCATCCGGGGTCAACTTCCTCGACGTCTACCACCGCGAAGGCCGGTACAGTCTCCCGCTGCCCTTCACCCCGGGCGCTGAGGGCGCCGGCACGGTCGTCGAAGTTGGACCCGGCGTCGCTGACGTCGCAGTCGGGGACCGGGTCGGTTGGGTGGAGATTCCCGGCACGTATGCCGAGCGGGCCGTCGTGGACTCCTCCCGGCTGGTGCCGCTGCCCGACGATATCGGCTTCGAGACCGCCGCCGCCGTGCTCCTCCAAGGCATGACCGCGCACTATCTCGTCAAGGACGCCTACCCGGTTCAGGGGGGCGACACGGTGCTTGTGCATGCGGCTGCTGGTGGCATGGGGCTGCTTTTGACCCAGCTCATCACCCATCTCGGCGGCAGGGTGATCGGCACGACGTCGACCACGGCGAAGGCCGAGCTGGCGAAGCGTGCCGGGGCCGCTGAGGTGATCCTTTCCTCCGCGGTCGACGATCTCGCAGCCGAGGTGAGGCGGCTCAACGGCGGTCAGGGACTGCCGGTTGTCTTCGACGGCGTCGGCGCGCACACCTTCGATGCGAGCCTCGCCAGCCTGCGAGCCCGCGGCCATCTCGTGCTCTTCGGCGCGGCAAGTGGCGCCGTGCCTCCGTTTGATCCGATTCGGCTCGCCCACGGCGGTTCGCTGACCCTGATCCGGCCCAGCCTCGGGGACTTCATCGCCGATCGGTCCGAACTGCTCCGACGGGCCGCCGATGTGTTCGAGTGGGTGCGCTCCAACGCGCTTGAGGTCACCGTAACGGGCCGCTACGCATTGCCCGAGGCCGCCCAGGCCCACAGCGATCTGGAGGCTCGGCGTACCACCGGCAAGCTGCTCGTCATACCCGATGCGGCCGCTATGGGACGCCGCGAGGAGACGCAGAGCTGA
- a CDS encoding SMI1/KNR4 family protein has product MSVAESWSRVMTLLRQHAPADHADLPGPATEQTLAAAEERMGVSLPEDLRTWLLQNSLDLPDRDDDVMCCGFDGFPDEGSFFLGIRAIERLYANRSTSCGFDPPDQPDNPFWRNEWIPFLSDQDGWMGKFIDVRDGRVGRWFVGDVTVTGEYESMAQYFDSVAEMLTKIAEGSYPVCKFSEGRLVWS; this is encoded by the coding sequence ATGAGTGTGGCTGAGAGTTGGTCCCGCGTGATGACTCTTCTTCGGCAGCACGCGCCGGCCGATCACGCGGACCTGCCAGGGCCCGCTACTGAGCAGACGCTCGCGGCCGCCGAGGAACGGATGGGGGTCTCGCTCCCTGAGGATCTGCGGACGTGGCTGCTGCAGAACAGTCTGGATCTCCCCGATAGAGACGACGACGTGATGTGTTGCGGCTTCGACGGGTTCCCGGACGAGGGAAGCTTCTTTCTGGGCATCCGAGCGATAGAGAGGCTGTACGCGAACCGCTCCACGTCCTGTGGATTCGACCCTCCGGACCAGCCGGACAACCCGTTCTGGCGCAATGAGTGGATCCCGTTCCTGTCGGACCAGGACGGCTGGATGGGAAAGTTCATCGACGTACGGGACGGGCGTGTCGGCAGGTGGTTCGTGGGTGACGTCACGGTCACGGGAGAGTACGAATCGATGGCCCAGTATTTCGACTCCGTAGCGGAGATGCTGACGAAGATCGCCGAGGGAAGCTACCCAGTCTGTAAATTCTCCGAAGGGCGGCTCGTCTGGTCATGA